Proteins co-encoded in one Methylobacterium sp. WL1 genomic window:
- a CDS encoding cytochrome b has translation MTTDRTRFTGGQRLLHWSMAACIIAMFFIGVGMVSTIMPTYVPLLATHKTLGVAIFVLALIRLAVRARSGSPPLPADLPAPMKLAAHLSHYGLYALMFAMPLLGWAMLSAGAYPVVLYGGLRLPAILPQNAALHTLLWNAHSYLAFAFFALVLTHVAAALFHALVRRDGVFEAMAPVGSRSGAAPR, from the coding sequence ATGACGACAGACAGGACGCGCTTCACGGGCGGCCAGCGGCTGCTGCACTGGTCGATGGCGGCGTGCATCATCGCGATGTTCTTCATCGGGGTCGGCATGGTCTCGACGATCATGCCCACATACGTGCCGTTGCTGGCGACCCATAAGACGCTGGGCGTGGCGATCTTCGTCCTCGCCCTGATCCGGCTGGCGGTGCGGGCGCGAAGCGGGAGCCCGCCCCTGCCGGCCGACCTGCCGGCGCCGATGAAGCTCGCCGCGCACCTGTCCCATTACGGGCTCTACGCGCTGATGTTCGCCATGCCGCTTCTGGGCTGGGCGATGCTGTCGGCCGGGGCCTACCCGGTCGTGCTCTACGGCGGCCTACGCCTGCCCGCGATCCTACCGCAGAACGCCGCGCTCCATACGCTGCTGTGGAACGCGCATTCCTATCTCGCCTTCGCGTTCTTCGCCCTGGTGCTGACCCATGTGGCGGCGGCGCTGTTCCACGCGCTGGTGCGCCGGGACGGCGTGTTCGAGGCGATGGCCCCGGTCGGGTCGCGGAGCGGCGCGGCGCCCCGATGA